In one Drosophila gunungcola strain Sukarami chromosome 2R unlocalized genomic scaffold, Dgunungcola_SK_2 000004F, whole genome shotgun sequence genomic region, the following are encoded:
- the LOC128254347 gene encoding nucleosome assembly protein 1-like 1-A — translation MDAPPEGNVDTESCNEIEDEKSGSDCQSMPAYMNSVLRRQYLQEMVKTLPAPVQNRIVCLKNLQLEHLKIEAEFFEEVYKLEQKYQIQYQPLFDKRKEIVEGKVDPAEEKPNWKEPEPDTENEADGEHFREALKSLKSIPQDAKGIPGFWLTVFRNTAILSEMVQPHDEPAMQKLIDISIKYDDGHSYTLEFHFDKNEYFTNSVLTKQYVLKSTVDPDDPFAFEGPEIYKCTGCTINWEKKMNLTVKTIRKKQKHKERGAVRTIVKQVPTDSFFNFFNPPEVPTDKEEIDDESQQILATDFEIGHFLRARIIPKAVLYYTGDIVDDEDDEDEEEFDENEEDEYDDDDAPPAKGHNKPTGNKKQSPNDCPNQ, via the exons ATGGACGCTCCACCAGAGGGAAACGTTGACACCGAGTCCTGCAACGAAATCGAGGACGAGAAGTCTGGCTCCGACTGCCAGTCGAT GCCGGCCTACATGAACTCGGTCCTGAGGCGGCAGTACTTGCAGGAAATGGTCAAGACGCTGCCCGCTCCGGTGCAAAATCGAATTGTGTGCTTGAAAAACCTGCAATTGGAGCACCTGAAAATCGAGGCCGAGTTCTTCGAAGAGGTCTACAAGCTGGAGCAGAAGTACCAGATCCAATACCAGCCGCTGTTCGACAAGCGCAAGGAGATCGTGGAGGGCAAAGTGGATCCCGCCGAGGAGAAGCCCAACTGGAAGGAGCCGGAGCCGGATACGGAAAACGAGGCCGATGGCGAGCACTTCCGCGAGGCGCTGAAGAGTTTGAAAAGTATTCCCCAGGACGCCAAGGGCATTCCCGGCTTCTGGTTGACGGTTTTCCGCAACACGGCCATTCTCTCCGAGATGGTGCAACCCCACGACGAGCCAGCCATGCAGAAGCTGATCGATATATCCATTAAGTACGATGATGGG CATTCGTACACCCTGGAGTTCCATTTCGACAAGAACGAGTACTTTACCAACTCTGTCCTAACAAAACAGTACGTGCTGAAGTCCACTGTGGATCCCGACGATCCGTTCGCATTCGAAGGACCAGAGATTTACAAGTGCACG GGCTGCACCATCAACTGGGAAAAGAAAATGAACCTGACCGTCAAGACCATCCGGAAGAAGCAGAAGCACAAGGAGCGTGGCGCTGTGCGCACCATTGTCAAGCAGGTTCCAACGGATTCCTTCTTCAACTTCTTCAACCCACCAGAGGTTCCAACCGACAAGGAAGAAATCGATGACGAATCTCAGCAG ATATTGGCCACCGATTTCGAAATTGGTCACTTTTTGCGCGCCAGAATTATTCCAAAAGCGGTGCTTTACTACACTGGCGACATTGTCGATGATGAggacgacgaggacgaggaggagttTGACGAGAACGAAGAGGACGAgtacgatgacgatgatgccCCTCCAGCAAAGGGCCACAACAAACCTACCGGTAACAAGAAACAGTCCCCCAATGACTGCCCGAATCAGTAG
- the LOC128254348 gene encoding uncharacterized protein LOC128254348: MQLCSIFHSILIIFILQLLFNKTYSKLNLKYAILRQKQASKLQNDTFAHKQRIKYDAQKTMRVIFYKNNTKTLETSAYDDTYDLNGSGCSTSEKFAIVLHGWIQSCSDEWAISLIERLSYYRGGCVICIDYSVVASSSYMRLYTNFDTLTGAIASIILTLIKQGFDPKRGYMFGFSFGGQLASAVGRNLYPHHVIQSIDTCDMAGPGFDPIAVDHSKAGRHVQCFHSSRDKGTFVYSCHRNIMLGSCGLKQPSVASQLHLGSHGLCVDIYINTFDYPFYALNSTPPECYTWQKAAKIPDGYTVGYEENFDSQVTGQIFVPTSLHYPYNLSKKQLMLLAKNNG, translated from the exons ATGCAATTGTGCAGTATTTTTCACTCAATCTTGatcatttttatattacaacttttatttaataagacCTACTCCAAACTGAATCTTAAGTATGCGATTTTAAGGCAAAAACAGGCATCCAAATTACAAAATGACACATTCG CCCATAAACAGAGAATCAAATATGATGCTCAGAAAACAATGCGAgttattttctataaaaacaatacCAAAACATTGGAAACATCTGCCTATGACGACACCTATGATCTTAATGGGTCAGGTTGTTCAACTTCTGAAAAGTTTGCCATAGTTTTGCATGGCTGGATTCAAAGTTGTTCGGATGAATGGGCCATCTCACTAATTGAAC ggCTCAGTTATTACCGAGGCGGTTGCGTGATATGCATTGACTATAGTGTGGTAGCCAGTTCCTCGTACATGCG GCTATATACAAACTTTGACACCTTAACTGGAGCTATAGCATCCATTATTTTGACGCTCATCAAGCAGGGATTTGATCCAAAACGAGGCTATATGTTTGGCTTTAGCTTCGGCGGACAACTGGCTTCAGCAGTGGGAAGAAATTTATACCCCCATCATGTCATCCAAAGCATAGACA CGTGCGACATGGCTGGACCCGGATTCGATCCCATTGCGGTGGACCACTCGAAGGCCGGCAGACATGTGCAGTGTTTCCACTCGAGTCGGGACAAAGGAACCTTTGTGTACTCCTGCCACCGCAACATAATGCTGGGCAGCTGTGGATTGAAGCAGCCCTCGGTGGCCAGTCAACTTCACCTGGGAAGTCATGGTCTCTGCGTCGACATATACATAAACACCTTCGACTATCCCTTCTACGCACTGAACTCAACTCCGCCGGAGTGCTATACCTGGCAAAAGGCTGCCAAGATACCAGATGGCTATACAGTGGGTTACGAGGAGAACTTTGACAGTCAGGTCACGGGACAAATCTTTGTTCCAACTAGTTTGCATTATCCCTACAACTTATCGAAAAAGCAGCTCATGTTGCTTGCAAAAAACAATGGTTAG
- the LOC128253631 gene encoding protein-L-histidine N-pros-methyltransferase, with amino-acid sequence MAVYRPRGTLARVIHAKFHNDNSLEDIDTRKWYCLNHELPPRFQAKFVPLEPDATTVSWLERTKALSANIWTHLWHALARSILQFFMTQTDINGFLKRGSMFILSEDQFRKLLVAGGFQPASGDEPVTLLDIGAGDGEISLRVANTVSELSGSAGLRVFATEASWTMRDRLKKLNFNVITEIGGLQNLELILCLNVLDRCFDSFKLLEDINLALAPNGRAVVALVLPYMHYVETNTSHLPLRPLLENNGRQASFEEEAARFMELLESCGFRVESWTKAPYLCEGDLHQSFYWLIDLIVVISKKTF; translated from the exons atggCTGTTTATCGTCCCCGAGGCACCTTGGCCAGAGTCATCCACGCCAAGTTTCACAACGACAACTCCCTAGAAGACATAGACACCCGAAAG TGGTATTGCTTGAACCACGAACTGCCCCCGAGATTCCAGGCCAAGTTCGTGCCCCTGGAGCCGGATGCCACCACGGTGAGCTGGCTGGAGCGCACCAAAGCCCTGTCGGCGAACATCTGGACCCACTTGTGGCACGCGCTGGCCAGGTCCATCCTCCAGTTCTTCATGACCCAGACGGACATCAATGGATTTTTGAAGCGCGGATCCATGTTCATCCTGTCCGAGGACCAATTCCGCAAGTTACTGGTCGCGGGCGGGTTTCAACCTGCCTCTGGAGACGAACCG GTAACGTTACTGGACATCGGTGCCGGCGATGGCGAGATCTCGCTGCGAGTGGCCAACACCGTCTCCGAGCTGAGTGGCAGTGCCGGGCTGCGGGTTTTCGCCACGGAAGCCAGTTGGACTATGCGCGACCGCCTTAAGAAGCTGAACTTCAACGTTATCACCGAGATAGGCGGCCTGCAGAACTTGGAGTTGATTTTGTGCCTCAACGTACTGGACCGGTGCTTCGATTCCTTCAAGCTGCTGGAGGACATTAACCTGGCACTCGCCCCCAACGGTCGAGCTGTGGTGGCCTTAGTACTTCCCTATATGCACTATGTGGAGACGAACACCTCGCACTTGCCACTGCGTCCGCTCCTGGAGAACAACGGGCGGCAGGCCTCGTTCGAGGAGGAGGCCGCACGCTTCATGGAGCTGCTCGAGAGTTGCGGATTCCGCGTGGAGTCTTGGACCAAAGCGCCGTACTTGTGCGAGGGAGATCTTCACCAGTCGTTCTATTGGCTAATCGACCTTATCGTTGTCATTTCGAAGAAAACATTCTAG
- the LOC128254344 gene encoding histone-lysine N-methyltransferase 2C produces MSTNVVLSMEEKALADDLPYFPEKYPGKMCCLCNLGEKSALGQGEILQLKAPSAAEIKDKYPTDRLTEDGSRLFYGQKQVSLPAGDCHYELDKIGQPEVVHPAEFLEDGFLYVHRMCIMWSLRKSQLSEADATYFASHFAEFLEQKCNFCGRHGASINCKMNCRQVHHWPCAAAAGCLLILESFTVFCTEHLSQVPVICSDNNVECLTCSSLGDLSKLIMCSTCGDHFHSTCIGLANLPDTRSGWNCARCTKCQICRQQDSNDTKYVKCEQCQKIYHASCLRPVISAIPKYGWKCNRCRVCTDCGSRTPGGGSSSRWHSHYTICDSCYQQRNKGFSCPICQKAYRAASHKEMVKCSWCHKFVHSTCDEEADLTAYHKKKEQNPDYDYVCPNCKSNSSGPGQSQQAIDSIVLSTMDSSSEQLSLKEIELDPLEGKPTMDPFGDELQKLPTGKKKVCLSNVRGKSGKFVLHRMGVMSQMNKKRGTRGKGRQLVLPSISSDRCLNRSMDNDLTSDKKMLLCSARDKFIQAQDICVMCGSLGIESDSVMITCAQCGQCYHPYCAGVKPSRGILQKGWRCLDCTVCEGCGKKNDEARLLLCDECDISYHIYCVNPPLETVPTGNWKCSFCTLCQKCGRNPTEKNEFGDSNMLECPPCTSQSSCPVCKNTYSNGEMIIQCEHCELWSHFLCDTINAQLTIDYYDNNVYKCSKCRCSTRSTLSLMDAKFGNEDTLAVGPQSSKAFVHITATSGPGFDAKSGGHLSLANDVPEPAPEAIHWIDGVCLSESGLGMIKSLSTEIKRKRKMRQAIGNGKDGAAEGGAEEALEKYKDGMVWDGTENAIPEGFTITTNDEGVHILRKKRQRNLQKLGIGGFSVRNRGLKKDNEETTAADQLNSLMTMDKKKKIIRKKQKNKLIEAYPVYLQEAFFGKPLLEAGEFVMAESDSSDEIDASMKVYFTRPEGKSPAQQETPLVNKSPAKSLKKVKAEIKTENKTVFIEQMPMGIQQKSAIAPVSNVFDPLHTEISNTVFANRHPLDTLASPNIPELDTVNSVNAVPSAEIIEKPMRESPVVLVDNYMVPNQLPPDQKFHNQLYLPGNIAVNPAQQIHFRQQPDHLKAQNANKQNMQTIMGQVVLQTEKRPDEEHKAVEPVAENLNAGTQKTAEKMRKDEDLGLMATISAVLYANTEHPNLKELFPNWNDRCKQILKRWRSLCNEKKAPFLQKAKDNRSALRQRREQNKIPMPPKPQKQEDMGRVWKQQPKLKEDQPNMFVTYNGNAYDMASYVGGQVQPTPNNANPHHVMPNINDNLVIKATMQRTQVQATTASTLKMTPVDSRLELNTVYGSEPIGDKKLRNLLQKNSTEPMLMGANSDLFLPNDVMRLGMMQNTPITQNNPMLSISGKSQPSDGRALEQDVKMTEPQEATPSAVELENVGFSDLLGGLGEGDDDDLLKSLTSEMGDDFNILEYADPELDVNVLNSLDFDDNEKCST; encoded by the exons ATGAGCACGAACGTAGTTTTGAGCATGGAGGAGAAGGCGCTGGCCGACGACCTGCCCTACTTTCCGGAGAAGTATCCGGGCAAGATGTGCTGTTTATGCAACCTGGGGGAGAAGAGTGCCTTGGGCCAGGGTGAGATTCTGCAGCTGAAGGCGCCCTCCGCCGCCGAAATAAAGGATAAATATCCAACGGATCGGCTGACGGAGGACGGTAGCAGGCTGTTCTACGGCCAGAAGCAGGTCTCCTTGCCCGCGGGCGACTGCCACTACGAGCTGGACAAGATCGGACAGCCGGAGGTGGTGCATCCCGCCGAGTTCCTCGAGGACGGATTTCTCTACGTGCACCGCATGTGCATCATGTGGTCGCTGCGCAAGAGCCAGTTGAGTGAGGCGGATGCGACGTACTTTGCCAGCCATTTTGcggagttcctggagcagaAGTGCAACTTTTGCGGCCGCCACGGGGCCTCCATCAACTGCAAGATGAACTGCCGCCAGGTGCACCACTGGCCATGTGCGGCTGCCGCCGGCTGCCTCCTCATCCTGGAGAGCTTCACTGTCTTCTGCACGGAGCACTTGAGCCAAGTGCCTGTGATAT GCAGCGACAATAACGTGGAGTGTCTGACCTGCTCCTCGCTGGGGGACCTGTCCAAACTGATCATGTGTAGTACCTGTGGAGACCACTTCCATTCCACCTGCATTGGGCTGGCCAATCTGCCAG ACACCCGTTCTGGCTGGAACTGCGCCCGCTGCACCAAGTGCCAGATTTGTCGTCAGCAGGACTCGAACGACACCAAGTACGTCAAGTGTGAGCAGTGCCAGAAGATCTACCATGCCTCTTGCCTGCGACCTGTTATCTCAGCGATCCCAAAATACGGCTGGAAGTGCAAT CGCTGTCGCGTCTGCACGGACTGTGGATCGAGAACTCCTGGCGGCGGCAGTTCCTCCCGCTGGCACAGCCACTACACAATTTGCGATTCGTGTTATCAGCAGCGGAACAAGGGTTTTTCCTGCCCAATTTGCCAGAAGGCTTACCGAGCAGCCTCCCACAAGGAAATGGTCAAGTGTAGCTGGTGCCACAA ATTTGTGCACAGCACGTGTGACGAAGAGGCGGATTTAACGGCCTATCACAAGAAAAAGGAGCAGAACCCCGACTACGATTACGTGTGCCCCAACTGCAAGAGTAATTCGTCGGGTCCGGGGCAATCGCAACAGGCAATCGACTCGATCGTCTTGTCCACCATGGATTCGTCGTCAGAGCAACTGAGTCTCAAAGAAATTGAGCTCGACCCGCTGGAGGGCAAACCCACAATGGATCCGTTCGGCGATGAACTGCAGAAGCTGCCCACGGGCAAGAAAAAAGTGTGCCTTTCGAATGTGCGCGGCAAGAGCGGCAAGTTTGTCCTGCATCGCATGGGCGTTATGTCGCAGATGAACAAGAAGCGCGGCACGCGTGGCAAGGGACGCCAACTGGTGCTGCCCAGCATCTCCAGCGATCGCTGCCTGAATCGTAGCATGGACAACGACTTGACCAGCGACAAGAAGATGTTGCTCTGCTCGGCGCGGGACAAGTTTATTCAGGCCCAGGATATCTGCGTCATGTGCGGTTCCCTGGGCATCGAGAGCGATTCGGTGATGATCACGTGCGCCCAGTGCGGGCAATGCTATCATCCGTACTGCGCCGGCGTAAAGCCCTCGCGGGGCATCCTGCAGAAGGGCTGGCGCTGTCTGGACTGCACGGTGTGCGAGGGATGTGGCAAGAAGAACGACGAGGCGCGCCTTCTACTCTGCGACGAGTGCGATATTTCGTATCATATCTACTGTGTGAATCCACCGCTGGAAACTGTGCCCACGGGCAACTGGAAGTGCTCGTTCTGCACCCTGTGCCAGAAGTGCGGCCGAAATCCCACCGAGAAGAATGAGTTCGGGGACTCCAACATGCTCGAGTGTCCGCCCTGCACCAGCCAATCGTCGTGTCCCGTGTGCAAGAACACGTACAGCAACGGCGAGATGATCATCCAATGCGAGCACTGTGAGCTCTGGTCGCACTTCCTCTGCGACACCATCAACGCGCAGCTGACCATCGATTACTACGACAATAATGTGTACAAGTGCTCGAAGTGCCGCTGCTCGACGAGAAGCACTTTGTCCCTAATGGATGCCAAGTTTGGCAATGAGGATACGCTGGCCGTCGGGCCGCAGTCGAGCAAGGCATTCGTGCATATCACAGCCACATCCGGACCGGGCTTCGATGCCAAGAGTGGGGGCCACCTTTCGCTGGCCAACGATGTGCCCGAGCCGGCCCCCGAGGCCATCCATTGGATTGACGGGGTGTGCCTGAGCGAAAGCGGTCTGGGCATGATCAAGTCCCTGTCCACGGAGATCAAGCGGAAGCGCAAGATGCGGCAGGCCATCGGGAATGGCAAGGACGGAGCGGCGGAGGGCGGCGCTGAGGAGGCGCTCGAGAAGTACAAAGACGGCATGGTGTGGGATGGTACGGAGAACGCCATTCCCGAGGGTTTCACCATCACCACCAACGACGAGGGAGTGCATATCTTGCGTAAAAAGCGTCAGCGGAATCTGCAGAAGCTGGGCATCGGTGGCTTCTCCGTTCGCAATCGAGGCTTGAAAAAGGACAACGAGGAGACGACGGCCGCTGACCAGTTGAACTCACTCATGACCATGGACAAGAAGAAAAAGATCATACGCAAGAAGCAAAAGAACAAGCTAATCGAAGCCTATCCTGTGTACCTGCAGGAGGCATTCTTCGGCAAACCGCTGCTGGAAGCCGGCGAGTTTGTCATGGCCGAGTCGGATTCCTCTGACGAAATTGATGCCTCCATGAAGGTGTACTTCACGCGCCCTGAGGGCAAGAGTCCCGCCCAACAGGAGACACCCTTGGTAAACAAGAGTCCTGCCAAGTCCCTGAAGAAAGTCAAGGCTGAGATTAAAACTGAGAACAAGACGGTTTTCATCGAACAAATGCCCATGGGAATACAGCAAAAAAGCGCAATTGCTCCCGTTTCTAACGTTTTCG ACCCCTTACATACAGAGATTTCGAATACTGTGTTTGCCAACAGGCATCCTTTGGACACTTTGGCTTCACCAAATATTCCGGAACTAGACACGGTTAACTCGGTGAATGCAGTGCCCTCAGctgaaattattgaaaagcCAATGCG GGAATCACCTGTGGTCTTGGTCGATAATTATATGGTGCCTAATCAGTTGCCACCGGATCAAAAGTTCCACAACCAACTATACTTGCCTGGAAACATTGCGGTCAACCCCGCTCAACAGATCCATTTCCGACAGCAGCCCGATCATTTGAAGGCACAAAATGCCAATAAACAGAATATGCAGACTATAATGGGCCAAGTAGTTCTACAAACCGAAAAGAGACCTGATGAGGAACACAAGGCCGTGGAACCCGTGGCGGAAAACCTTAACGCTGGCACCCAAAAGACGGCTGAGAAAATGCGAAAGGACGAGG ACCTTGGTCTAATGGCCACCATTTCCGCTGTGTTATATGCTAATACGGAGCATCCGAACCTTAAGGAGTTGTTCCCCAACTGGAACGATCGCTGCAAACAGATTCTGAAGCGGTGGCGATCGCTGTGCAATGAGAAAAAGGCTCCGTTTCTGCAAAAAGCTAAGGACAATCGCTCTGCCTTGCGACAGAGGCgtgagcaaaacaaaatcccCATGCCACCGAAACCACAAAAGCAAGAGGACATGGGTAGGGTGTGGAAACAGCAGCCCAAATTGAAGGAAGACCAGCCGAATATGTTTGTCACGTACA ATGGAAATGCCTATGACATGGCCAGCTATGTTGGTGGCCAGGTGCAGCCAACGCCCAATAACGCCAACCCGCATCATGTGATGCCAAACATAAACGACAATTTGGTGATTAAGGCCACGATGCAAAGGACTCAAGTGCAAGCGACCACAGCTTCTACACTGAAAATGACGCCCGTGGACAGTCGGCTGGAGTTAAACACGGTGTATGGCAGCGAACCCATCGGAGATAAAAAACTAAGGAACCTGCTGCAAAAGAACAGCACGGAGCCAATGCTCATGGGAGCCAATTCGGACCTATTCCTACCAAACGATGTCATGCGGCTGGGCATGATGCAGAATACCCCCATTACACAGAACAATCCAATGTTGAGCATTAGCGGAAAATCTCAGCCATCCGATGGCAGGGCCTTGGAGCAGGACGTAAAGATGACCGAGCCGCAGGAGGCCACTCCTTCTGCCGTGGAGTTGGAGAACGTTGGCTTTAGTGACCTACTGGGCGGACTGGGCGAGGGCGACGACGATGATCTACTCAAATCGCTCACCTCCGAAATGGGAGATGACTTCAACATTCTGGAGTACGCGGACCCGGAACTGGATGTCAATGTTCTCAACTCGCTGGATTTTGATGACAATGAGAAGTGTTCTACATAG